GCGATCCGCGCGGGCATCTCCAGCCCGTAGAGGTCCTCGTAGCCGGCGAGCGCGGTGTCGCAGATACGGGCGATGGCCTGCGCATAGGCGGGATCAACCTTCGCGTACGAGACGGTCGTGCGGTCGCCGGCGAAGGTGCGCGGTGACGGCGCGTCGGCGCGGCACGATGCGGCGGCGATGGCGAGCACGGCGAGAGCGATGAACCTGATCATTGGCGCCTTCCATATCCGGGCCCCCGGCGGCAAGCCTTTGCTCATTACGCCTCGCGAAAGGATTCCCCTGCCCGCAGGGAGAACTAATGCTCGCGGGGATATCCCGCGTCATGGCGCGCGGCGAGGTGATAACAAATGCAACTGTGCTGTTGCAGCTCCTGCCTTTGGTGCTCGAAGCTGGAGGACGCGCTCGCGGCCACCCGCGAAGCCGGCTTCGATTTCCTCGAGCTCCTCGCCATCCCCGATTGCCATCACGTGGACCTGCGCGAGACCACAGCCGACGCGCTGGGGGCCAAGCTGCGCGACTACGGCCTCGGCTTGGCGGCGCTGTGCGTGGGCCCTATGGCCACCACTTCGCTTGCAGCCATGCGCGACTCCCTGGCCTATATCGAGCGCGCCATAGATGCCGCGGAGGCGCTCGATTGCCAGCGCGTCGTCGTCGCCGGCAGTCCCCGCGACCGCGCGGACTGGGATCTGACCCTCGCGGCCTATCGTCGGCTGGATCGCTTTGCGCAGGGGCGGCCGGCGCTGATCTGCCTGGTCAATTGCCACGACACCCAACTCGAGATACCCGAAGACTTCGAGTTCATCTTCTTCGCCCACGATTCTCCGCGCATTCGCATGTGCGCCGACAACGGGCACTTCCTCAGGGTCGGGATCAGTCCCCAGGAGGTCGTGCGCCGTTTCGGCGACCACATCCAGCACGTGCGCCTGGGCGACCTTGTCCACGATCAGTCAGTCGCGCTGGGCGCGGGAGAGGCCGACCTTGCGGGCTTCTGCAAGGCGCTGGCGATGCGCGGCTACGGCGGCTTCCTGTCGGTCGCAGTTGAGATCTCCGGGCGCGACGCCACGATCGCGGAGCTGCGCGCGTCGCGTGAGTACGCCCTGCGGCTCATCGGAGCGCAAGCATAGAACGGGCCAGGCTCGGCCGCGACGCGACCGCGGGGAGGTCGGCCACGGCTGCCGCCCGCGGCGCTACGCTTTTTCCGCCTCGATCCGCGCCAGCGCTGCGCGCAGCGCGCCATAGGTGTCGTCGAGGGCCTGGGGCAGCACCCTGGTGTCGCCGATCACCGGCATGAAATTGGTATCGCCGCTCCAGCGCGGCACGACATGCACGTGCAGGTGGTCGGCGATGCCGGCGCCGGCGGCGCGCCCCAGGTTGAGACCGATGTTGAAGCCCTGCGGGGCCATCGCCGCGGCCAGCAGACGCGTACCCAGGCGGGTCTCGACGGTGATCGCGCACAACTCCCCCTCGCTCAGGGCGAGCAGGTCGCCGGTGTGGCGGTAGGGCGCGATCATCAGATGGCCGCTGCTGTAGGGGTAGGCGTTGAGGATGGTGTAGGCGAGGTCGCCGCGATGGACGATGTGGGTCTTGCCGTCGTCGTGCTCGCGCGGCTTCGCGCACAGGATGCATTCGCCGCCGCGGTCAACCTGCTCGATATACTCCATGCGCCACGGCGCCCACAGCCGATCCACGGTGGGTAGCTCCTCTGTCATGGGGCACCCCGACCAGTCGGGGTGTTCGGGCCGGCGTGCCGCTCAAGCTCCCGCAAGCGGCGGCGCGCCGCGTCGTGCTCCGGCTCGATGGTCAGTGCGCGCTGCAGCGCCTGCACAGCCTGGTCGCGGTCGCCGCGACGCTCGTACAGCGTCGCTACCTCGCATTCCAGGTCGGCGAACTCCTCGCCCTGCGCGCGCAGTCGCTCCAACTCGCCCAGCGCCAAGTCGTCAAGACCCTTGTGTTTGTAGGCAAGCGCAAGGTTGAAGCGCGCATCGGCGTCCTCGGGCTGGGCGTCCAGTCGCCGCCGGTAGTCCGCGATCAGGCGATCAATGGTCTCAAGTCCAACGCCGGCGGCCTGTCGCGCGCCGCACCTCGGGCAGAAGGCCGCGGCTTCGGGCAACTCGGCATCGCAACTTCGGCAGCGCATCGCCGTCACCCCCGCACGCGAGCCTTTTCGATGGCTCGGCGCCCATCCCCTGCCGACTGCCGCGGTTGAATCGGCAGGGCTTCGGCCACCGGCCACCGAACTCAATGAGGCGAGCATCTCGGGAGACGAACGGGAGAGCATCCGGTCGAGCGACACGAAGGGAGTCAGCATGAGCAGACGAGCGAGCGTGGTGGCGCCGGGGTGGTGGGACTATACGACGTTGGGCCGCGAGATCCTCGATGACGCAGCCAAGCTCACGGTCGAGGATATGGCGCAGTTGTCCCGCCCCGGCTTCGAGGTCGTGTTCTACGACACGCTGGAGAGCTTTTACCTGGC
The window above is part of the Armatimonadota bacterium genome. Proteins encoded here:
- a CDS encoding sugar phosphate isomerase/epimerase, encoding MQLCCCSSCLWCSKLEDALAATREAGFDFLELLAIPDCHHVDLRETTADALGAKLRDYGLGLAALCVGPMATTSLAAMRDSLAYIERAIDAAEALDCQRVVVAGSPRDRADWDLTLAAYRRLDRFAQGRPALICLVNCHDTQLEIPEDFEFIFFAHDSPRIRMCADNGHFLRVGISPQEVVRRFGDHIQHVRLGDLVHDQSVALGAGEADLAGFCKALAMRGYGGFLSVAVEISGRDATIAELRASREYALRLIGAQA
- a CDS encoding tetratricopeptide repeat protein, whose translation is MRCRSCDAELPEAAAFCPRCGARQAAGVGLETIDRLIADYRRRLDAQPEDADARFNLALAYKHKGLDDLALGELERLRAQGEEFADLECEVATLYERRGDRDQAVQALQRALTIEPEHDAARRRLRELERHAGPNTPTGRGAP
- a CDS encoding HIT domain-containing protein codes for the protein MTEELPTVDRLWAPWRMEYIEQVDRGGECILCAKPREHDDGKTHIVHRGDLAYTILNAYPYSSGHLMIAPYRHTGDLLALSEGELCAITVETRLGTRLLAAAMAPQGFNIGLNLGRAAGAGIADHLHVHVVPRWSGDTNFMPVIGDTRVLPQALDDTYGALRAALARIEAEKA